From Mauremys reevesii isolate NIE-2019 linkage group 10, ASM1616193v1, whole genome shotgun sequence, the proteins below share one genomic window:
- the IGSF6 gene encoding immunoglobulin superfamily member 6 isoform X4 produces the protein MFSESVLMAWNFKIFLLLKNISGQTHKEMAPFNKCKVVLLLEFNWILYYVGHAVDTCKVTISQHPFKEVDYNVNTVNITCSFSASGCNGSPQMLWFRYRDFTHEALCTPKCIEKFEAIGSLSDNSALLQINKLTVNDSAIYICGIAFSNSNSHTSKQTGGGTILVKRGSEKYSTEEYITMTVLSSLLFLYSTTIFAIFIFYKSKSKLVKKTGKGDGKGEHHKNTSGRTVCRAIVQELYKKRYAQDHHQPIIKK, from the exons ATGTTCAGTGAGTCAGTTCTAATGGCTTGGAACTTCAAAATCTTTTTACTGCTAAA AAACATTTCTGGACAAACACACAAAGAAATGGCACCTTTCAATAAATGCAAAGTCGTGCTACTGTTGGAATTCAACTGGATTCTATACTATGTtg GTCATGCAGTAGACACCTGCAAAGTTACCATAAGCCAACACCCATTTAAGGAAGTAGACTACAATGTCAACACTGTGAACATAACATGCAGTTTCTCTGCTTCTGGATGTAACGGCTCCCCTCAAATGCTATGGTTTCGCTATCGTGATTTTACACATGAGGCTTTGTGTACACCTAAATGCATAGAGAAGTTTGAAGCGATTGGATCACTGTCCGATAATAGTGCTTTACTTCAAATCAACAAACTGACTGTAAACGACAGTGCCATTTATATCTGTGGAATAGCATTTTCAAATTCAAATTCACACACATCTAAGCAAACCGGGGGAGGAACGATATTGGTAAAAAGAG GGTCTGAGAAGTACAGCACTGAAGAATACATCACCATGACAGTCCTCTCATCTTTGCTGTTTCTATACAGCACTACCATATTTGCAATCTTTATATTCTACAAG TCAAAATCCAAACTGGTAAAGAAAACCGGGAAAGGAGACGGGAAAGGAGAGCACCAT AAAAACACGAGTGGGCGAACAGTTTGTCGAGCAATTGTACAAGAACTGTACAAGAAGAGATATGCTCAAGACCATCATCAGCCT ATCATCAAGAAGTGA
- the IGSF6 gene encoding immunoglobulin superfamily member 6 isoform X2 encodes MFSESVLMAWNFKIFLLLKNISGQTHKEMAPFNKCKVVLLLEFNWILYYVGHAVDTCKVTISQHPFKEVDYNVNTVNITCSFSASGCNGSPQMLWFRYRDFTHEALCTPKCIEKFEAIGSLSDNSALLQINKLTVNDSAIYICGIAFSNSNSHTSKQTGGGTILVKRGSEKYSTEEYITMTVLSSLLFLYSTTIFAIFIFYKSKSKLVKKTGKGDGKGEHHKNTSGRTVCRAIVQELYKKRYAQDHHQPAISSSASQKQCLVPH; translated from the exons ATGTTCAGTGAGTCAGTTCTAATGGCTTGGAACTTCAAAATCTTTTTACTGCTAAA AAACATTTCTGGACAAACACACAAAGAAATGGCACCTTTCAATAAATGCAAAGTCGTGCTACTGTTGGAATTCAACTGGATTCTATACTATGTtg GTCATGCAGTAGACACCTGCAAAGTTACCATAAGCCAACACCCATTTAAGGAAGTAGACTACAATGTCAACACTGTGAACATAACATGCAGTTTCTCTGCTTCTGGATGTAACGGCTCCCCTCAAATGCTATGGTTTCGCTATCGTGATTTTACACATGAGGCTTTGTGTACACCTAAATGCATAGAGAAGTTTGAAGCGATTGGATCACTGTCCGATAATAGTGCTTTACTTCAAATCAACAAACTGACTGTAAACGACAGTGCCATTTATATCTGTGGAATAGCATTTTCAAATTCAAATTCACACACATCTAAGCAAACCGGGGGAGGAACGATATTGGTAAAAAGAG GGTCTGAGAAGTACAGCACTGAAGAATACATCACCATGACAGTCCTCTCATCTTTGCTGTTTCTATACAGCACTACCATATTTGCAATCTTTATATTCTACAAG TCAAAATCCAAACTGGTAAAGAAAACCGGGAAAGGAGACGGGAAAGGAGAGCACCAT AAAAACACGAGTGGGCGAACAGTTTGTCGAGCAATTGTACAAGAACTGTACAAGAAGAGATATGCTCAAGACCATCATCAGCCT GCAATATCCTCAAGTGCTAGCCAGAAGCAGTGCCTCGTTCCCCATTAG
- the IGSF6 gene encoding immunoglobulin superfamily member 6 isoform X3: MFSESVLMAWNFKIFLLLKNISGQTHKEMAPFNKCKVVLLLEFNWILYYVGHAVDTCKVTISQHPFKEVDYNVNTVNITCSFSASGCNGSPQMLWFRYRDFTHEALCTPKCIEKFEAIGSLSDNSALLQINKLTVNDSAIYICGIAFSNSNSHTSKQTGGGTILVKRGSEKYSTEEYITMTVLSSLLFLYSTTIFAIFIFYKSKSKLVKKTGKGDGKGEHHKNTSGRTVCRAIVQELYKKRYAQDHHQPECLEPDDTIYQNR; the protein is encoded by the exons ATGTTCAGTGAGTCAGTTCTAATGGCTTGGAACTTCAAAATCTTTTTACTGCTAAA AAACATTTCTGGACAAACACACAAAGAAATGGCACCTTTCAATAAATGCAAAGTCGTGCTACTGTTGGAATTCAACTGGATTCTATACTATGTtg GTCATGCAGTAGACACCTGCAAAGTTACCATAAGCCAACACCCATTTAAGGAAGTAGACTACAATGTCAACACTGTGAACATAACATGCAGTTTCTCTGCTTCTGGATGTAACGGCTCCCCTCAAATGCTATGGTTTCGCTATCGTGATTTTACACATGAGGCTTTGTGTACACCTAAATGCATAGAGAAGTTTGAAGCGATTGGATCACTGTCCGATAATAGTGCTTTACTTCAAATCAACAAACTGACTGTAAACGACAGTGCCATTTATATCTGTGGAATAGCATTTTCAAATTCAAATTCACACACATCTAAGCAAACCGGGGGAGGAACGATATTGGTAAAAAGAG GGTCTGAGAAGTACAGCACTGAAGAATACATCACCATGACAGTCCTCTCATCTTTGCTGTTTCTATACAGCACTACCATATTTGCAATCTTTATATTCTACAAG TCAAAATCCAAACTGGTAAAGAAAACCGGGAAAGGAGACGGGAAAGGAGAGCACCAT AAAAACACGAGTGGGCGAACAGTTTGTCGAGCAATTGTACAAGAACTGTACAAGAAGAGATATGCTCAAGACCATCATCAGCCT gagTGTTTGGAACCAGATGACACCATCTATCAAAACAGATGA
- the IGSF6 gene encoding immunoglobulin superfamily member 6 isoform X1 — translation MFSESVLMAWNFKIFLLLKNISGQTHKEMAPFNKCKVVLLLEFNWILYYVGHAVDTCKVTISQHPFKEVDYNVNTVNITCSFSASGCNGSPQMLWFRYRDFTHEALCTPKCIEKFEAIGSLSDNSALLQINKLTVNDSAIYICGIAFSNSNSHTSKQTGGGTILVKRGSEKYSTEEYITMTVLSSLLFLYSTTIFAIFIFYKSKSKLVKKTGKGDGKGEHHKNTSGRTVCRAIVQELYKKRYAQDHHQPFSSITALHKAIKPLLM, via the exons ATGTTCAGTGAGTCAGTTCTAATGGCTTGGAACTTCAAAATCTTTTTACTGCTAAA AAACATTTCTGGACAAACACACAAAGAAATGGCACCTTTCAATAAATGCAAAGTCGTGCTACTGTTGGAATTCAACTGGATTCTATACTATGTtg GTCATGCAGTAGACACCTGCAAAGTTACCATAAGCCAACACCCATTTAAGGAAGTAGACTACAATGTCAACACTGTGAACATAACATGCAGTTTCTCTGCTTCTGGATGTAACGGCTCCCCTCAAATGCTATGGTTTCGCTATCGTGATTTTACACATGAGGCTTTGTGTACACCTAAATGCATAGAGAAGTTTGAAGCGATTGGATCACTGTCCGATAATAGTGCTTTACTTCAAATCAACAAACTGACTGTAAACGACAGTGCCATTTATATCTGTGGAATAGCATTTTCAAATTCAAATTCACACACATCTAAGCAAACCGGGGGAGGAACGATATTGGTAAAAAGAG GGTCTGAGAAGTACAGCACTGAAGAATACATCACCATGACAGTCCTCTCATCTTTGCTGTTTCTATACAGCACTACCATATTTGCAATCTTTATATTCTACAAG TCAAAATCCAAACTGGTAAAGAAAACCGGGAAAGGAGACGGGAAAGGAGAGCACCAT AAAAACACGAGTGGGCGAACAGTTTGTCGAGCAATTGTACAAGAACTGTACAAGAAGAGATATGCTCAAGACCATCATCAGCCT TTTTCCTCTATAACTGCCCTCCATAAAGCCATCAAACCCCTACTGATGTAA
- the IGSF6 gene encoding immunoglobulin superfamily member 6 isoform X5, translated as MAPFNKCKVVLLLEFNWILYYVGHAVDTCKVTISQHPFKEVDYNVNTVNITCSFSASGCNGSPQMLWFRYRDFTHEALCTPKCIEKFEAIGSLSDNSALLQINKLTVNDSAIYICGIAFSNSNSHTSKQTGGGTILVKRGSEKYSTEEYITMTVLSSLLFLYSTTIFAIFIFYKSKSKLVKKTGKGDGKGEHHKNTSGRTVCRAIVQELYKKRYAQDHHQPFSSITALHKAIKPLLM; from the exons ATGGCACCTTTCAATAAATGCAAAGTCGTGCTACTGTTGGAATTCAACTGGATTCTATACTATGTtg GTCATGCAGTAGACACCTGCAAAGTTACCATAAGCCAACACCCATTTAAGGAAGTAGACTACAATGTCAACACTGTGAACATAACATGCAGTTTCTCTGCTTCTGGATGTAACGGCTCCCCTCAAATGCTATGGTTTCGCTATCGTGATTTTACACATGAGGCTTTGTGTACACCTAAATGCATAGAGAAGTTTGAAGCGATTGGATCACTGTCCGATAATAGTGCTTTACTTCAAATCAACAAACTGACTGTAAACGACAGTGCCATTTATATCTGTGGAATAGCATTTTCAAATTCAAATTCACACACATCTAAGCAAACCGGGGGAGGAACGATATTGGTAAAAAGAG GGTCTGAGAAGTACAGCACTGAAGAATACATCACCATGACAGTCCTCTCATCTTTGCTGTTTCTATACAGCACTACCATATTTGCAATCTTTATATTCTACAAG TCAAAATCCAAACTGGTAAAGAAAACCGGGAAAGGAGACGGGAAAGGAGAGCACCAT AAAAACACGAGTGGGCGAACAGTTTGTCGAGCAATTGTACAAGAACTGTACAAGAAGAGATATGCTCAAGACCATCATCAGCCT TTTTCCTCTATAACTGCCCTCCATAAAGCCATCAAACCCCTACTGATGTAA